CATGACGATCTGCTAATAGCCCTTGCAATTCAGTAATTCTGCCTTGTAAATCGGTATATTCCTGTTCAATCTTTTGTTTTTCCAAACCAGTTAACCTTCTTAAAGGCATAGCTAAAATAGAATTTGCTTGAGCTTCACTAATACTTAAAGCCTGTTGTAAATCATTTTTTGCCGTTGTACCATCAGGGGAATTTCTGAGAATATTAATCACTAAATCAAGATCATTTAAAGCCTGTAATAAACCCTGCAATAAATGGCTTTTTTCTTGCTTATCAACCAATTCATAATTATACTGTCTAGTTAAAGTTTCTTCTCGAAATTGTAAAAATTCTTGTAAAGTTTCTCGTAAGGATAACTGACAGGGTTTATTATTAACTAAACTGAGCATAATTACCCCAAAATTACTTTGTAAAGCCGTTTGTTTGTATAATTGCTCCAGAATAAATTGAGGATTTGCATCCCGTTTTAACTCAATTACCACTCGAATCCCCGTGCGATCGCTTTCATCCCGAATATCAGCAATATCATTAATTTTGCCTTGATTTACTAAATCTGCTACCTTTTCAATCCATCCAGCCTTATTCACCTGAAAAGGTAACTCTGTCACGATAATAGCAGTTCTTTCCTTGCCCCGTTTCTTTTGTATCCTTAGCTGTTCAATGGTTGCCACTCCGCGCACGGGAATAATGCCCTTACCCGTCAAATAAGCATCTTTAATTCCAGCTTGATCGATAATTTCGCCCCCCGTGGGAAAATCAGGTCCCGGTATTAACTTCATTAACTTATCATCAGTTAAGTCGGGATTGTCAATCAGCGCAACTAAGCCATCGACAATTTCACCGAGATTGTGAGGGGGGATATTTGTCGCCATACCCACGGCAATACCTGAACAACCATTGAGGAGTAATACAGGAAGTTTTGCAGGTAGTACAACGGGTTCTTGTTGGGAGTTGTCGAAATTACCACTAAAGTTAACGGTGGATTCGTTAACTTCCTCTAGCATGGTTTCAAAAGCCAGCGCCCCCAACCGTGTTTCAGTATATCTCATGGCGGCAGCAGGATCATTATCCACACTACCAAAATTACCATGCCCGGCTAAAAGAGGATAACGACTAGAAAAATCCTGCACTAAACGCACCAGCGCATCATACACCGATTGATCGCCATGGGGGTGATATTTACCCAAAACGTCTCCAACTACCCTAGCGCACTTCCGAAAAGGACGATCCGGGCTTAATCCTAATTCATACATAGCATATAAAATACGCCGATGGACAGGCTTTAAACCATCGCGCACATCAGGTAGCGCCCTCCCCACAATCACACTCATGGCATATTCCAAATATGAGCGCTCCATTTCCGTATGTAGTGCCGTGGAAATTATTTGACCTTGATTCAATAAATTTAATTGTTCAACCATGAGTATTTATGCTCAGTTAACTTGTAATAACGGTAAAGTGCCTATTTTTTAGAGAGTAGCAAACAATTTACCATTACGGATCAATTTTATTTCGGGTTTGATGAGGATAGGTTTCGGGTGTCAGGTGTTAGGTTTTAGGTTAAAGAATGAAAAATCAAGGTTTTGAAGCGTTATATTTTTAACAAAAACACAAGTGTATTGTGAATAATTAGGCTTTGCTGAATAAATCAAAACCCTTTTAAAACAAAGGTTTTAAGTATAATAAAATCTTAAAAAAGTGCCAGAAATAGCCTTTTTTCCCAAAAAATGCCCTCTTTTCTCTACCCAAATCAAAAATTATTGATACAAATGAGCAATTTATGAAACATAAATATTTAGCTTAACTCTTTAATTTATAAGCATTTCACCTGATACCTGACACCCGAAACCTGACACCTCCCCTCACCAAAATACTTTTTCAGCACACCCTAACTATGTTTTTGCACCAAGAAGTTTCATGGCTCTTTTTGAGTAAGTTTTCACTGTTTCATAGGGCATCTCTAACTCTAGGGCAATATCTTGTAAAGATTGACCTAATTCTTTTTTAGCTACTATTTCCGCATAACTTATACAAATATTTTTAGCACGATTACCACCCTTTGTCCCTTTTTTCGCCAAAAAAATAGCTAATAATTCATCTATTCTCCCTGATAAACTATTTTCTGTTTGCTCTACAGTATTATTATCAATTTCTGCCCAACCTAAACGAGTATAACCTAAGCCAAAAGTAGTTTTATGTCCCGTGCCACAATAAAGAGCAAAACGGCATAAGGTAGAGAAAAGTTGACTATAATCACCAAAATCTTGATAATTATGTCCTAAATATAATTCAATGGAGCCGATAAAACCTGTAACACTGCCTTTTTTTCCTCCGGCTACCTTGGTTGATTGCAAATTGTATTGACGAATAATTACAAATTTATCAACCCAGTCGATAAAACTATCTTGAGAAAATACTTTTTGAGAAAATTGATTCCAACGGCGCAAATAGCTTTGAAA
The window above is part of the Cyanobacterium sp. T60_A2020_053 genome. Proteins encoded here:
- a CDS encoding DNA topoisomerase 4 subunit A, whose translation is MVEQLNLLNQGQIISTALHTEMERSYLEYAMSVIVGRALPDVRDGLKPVHRRILYAMYELGLSPDRPFRKCARVVGDVLGKYHPHGDQSVYDALVRLVQDFSSRYPLLAGHGNFGSVDNDPAAAMRYTETRLGALAFETMLEEVNESTVNFSGNFDNSQQEPVVLPAKLPVLLLNGCSGIAVGMATNIPPHNLGEIVDGLVALIDNPDLTDDKLMKLIPGPDFPTGGEIIDQAGIKDAYLTGKGIIPVRGVATIEQLRIQKKRGKERTAIIVTELPFQVNKAGWIEKVADLVNQGKINDIADIRDESDRTGIRVVIELKRDANPQFILEQLYKQTALQSNFGVIMLSLVNNKPCQLSLRETLQEFLQFREETLTRQYNYELVDKQEKSHLLQGLLQALNDLDLVINILRNSPDGTTAKNDLQQALSISEAQANSILAMPLRRLTGLEKQKIEQEYTDLQGRITELQGLLADRHELLKALKKELRTFKRKFGDSRRTKIISFIPKKEEKKETKINQKNKDNEGQLPLVYDNNLTDDAMVQISAKGKIYWQPKEAILTTPMVKKNTDLIVYQEPIKDKKEIIVIIDNGKAYPLSVADIPRHPTKQTINKLVSPSALQQDQKPINYITITPENKGKTLLLVTAGGYVKRITVSELDGIGNRGFTLMKLKENDSLFYLAVAEDGQELVTATSGGRVLRHSINQDNMAVMGKGAQGNLAIKLNFREKIIGCQVVQKKDNLLLISADGYGKILPVTNLRALSIGKTGGLGSQGFRFKDKEDYLVAMLKPNNSKTVIVSTNLEKRTIIDIDKVSNNEAGKAYDGGRALVKLANDEKIALAVNWWG
- the cas6 gene encoding CRISPR-associated endoribonuclease Cas6, translating into MNSNPLSSLGDLTWTDTHDLVILEFKLLAEKDYYLFPDYSKGLHAWFLDQVRQLCPDLSQRLHDYPEEKGFTISRLQGNYLELENKVFLKQDSVYSWYLSIFSPELMKWLKIWFDKFPSHLGLHHAPLLIQEVRFSSAPSTYENLWQSKLITNFSLTFLSCTSFRRHNHHYPLPHPPNLFQSYLRRWNQFSQKVFSQDSFIDWVDKFVIIRQYNLQSTKVAGGKKGSVTGFIGSIELYLGHNYQDFGDYSQLFSTLCRFALYCGTGHKTTFGLGYTRLGWAEIDNNTVEQTENSLSGRIDELLAIFLAKKGTKGGNRAKNICISYAEIVAKKELGQSLQDIALELEMPYETVKTYSKRAMKLLGAKT